From Zhongshania aliphaticivorans, one genomic window encodes:
- a CDS encoding acetyl-CoA carboxylase biotin carboxylase subunit, with protein MLKKILIANRGEIAVRIVRACAEMGIRSAAIYTEPDRFALHVKRADEAYNIGADPLEGYLNPRKLVALAVETGCDGLHPGYGFLSENAELADVCAERGITFIGPSAEVIRRMGDKTEARRAMTAAGVPVTPGTDGNLADVEEAVSFAKTIGYPIMLKATSGGGGRGIRRCDSETDLRRQYDRVVSEATKAFGRADVFMEKCIVNPRHIEAQILADSHGNVIHLFERDCSIQRRNQKLIEIAPSPQLTPEQRAYIGDMSVRAAEAVGYENAGTVEFLLADNQIYFMEMNTRVQVEHTITEQITGVDVVREQIRIASGLPLAYRQQDISYRGYALQFRINAEDPKNDFLPSFGKISRYYAPGGPGVRVDTAIYTGYTIPPYFDSMCLKLIVWGLTWEEVLNRGSRALNDMRLQGVKTTATYYQQILKHPDFRAGNFDTSFVESHPELTQYSDKTRPEDIALAVAAAIAAHAGL; from the coding sequence ATGTTGAAAAAAATCCTGATCGCCAATCGCGGTGAAATCGCGGTGCGTATTGTCCGGGCCTGCGCTGAAATGGGCATACGGTCAGCAGCGATCTACACCGAGCCAGACCGTTTTGCCTTGCACGTAAAGCGTGCAGATGAGGCCTACAATATTGGCGCCGACCCCTTAGAAGGCTATTTGAACCCAAGGAAATTAGTCGCGCTTGCCGTAGAGACGGGCTGTGATGGCTTGCATCCTGGGTACGGCTTCCTGTCAGAAAATGCGGAATTGGCCGATGTCTGTGCCGAGCGCGGTATTACCTTTATTGGTCCTAGCGCTGAAGTCATTAGGCGTATGGGCGATAAAACCGAGGCGCGGCGGGCCATGACAGCGGCTGGCGTACCGGTCACGCCGGGCACTGATGGTAACTTGGCCGACGTAGAAGAAGCGGTGAGTTTTGCTAAAACCATTGGCTATCCCATAATGCTCAAGGCCACCTCGGGTGGCGGTGGTCGCGGGATACGCCGCTGCGACAGCGAGACAGATTTACGCCGTCAATACGATCGCGTGGTGTCTGAGGCAACCAAGGCTTTTGGTCGCGCCGATGTGTTTATGGAAAAGTGCATAGTTAATCCCCGTCACATTGAAGCCCAAATTCTGGCCGACAGCCACGGCAATGTCATTCACCTGTTTGAGCGGGATTGTTCGATTCAGCGCCGTAATCAAAAGCTGATTGAAATCGCGCCGTCGCCACAGTTAACCCCAGAGCAGCGCGCGTATATCGGCGATATGTCGGTGCGCGCCGCCGAAGCGGTGGGCTATGAAAATGCCGGCACGGTGGAGTTTTTGCTGGCCGACAATCAAATCTATTTCATGGAAATGAATACCCGGGTACAGGTAGAACACACCATTACCGAGCAAATTACCGGCGTAGATGTGGTGCGCGAGCAGATTCGAATCGCCTCGGGCTTGCCTTTGGCCTACCGCCAGCAAGACATTTCTTATCGCGGTTACGCCCTGCAATTCCGTATTAACGCAGAAGACCCTAAGAACGACTTTTTGCCCAGCTTTGGCAAAATTAGCCGTTATTACGCGCCGGGTGGACCCGGGGTGCGGGTTGATACCGCTATTTATACGGGCTACACCATTCCGCCTTATTTCGACTCCATGTGTCTAAAATTGATTGTGTGGGGCCTGACCTGGGAAGAAGTCTTAAATCGCGGTTCTCGGGCACTGAACGATATGCGTCTGCAGGGCGTAAAAACCACCGCGACCTATTACCAACAAATTTTAAAGCACCCGGATTTTCGTGCCGGTAATTTCGATACCAGTTTTGTTGAAAGCCATCCCGAGCTGACCCAGTACTCGGACAAAACCCGCCCAGAAGATATTGCCCTCGCCGTGGCCGCGGCAATTGCCGCCCACGCTGGCCTATAA
- a CDS encoding YbjQ family protein translates to MDKEIKPVTTLLIILLFVAPIAVRYWAGGEHALAKVGVYFLQEDARGQLSLQADRLLVSMADHGAHEEVFDFTPFMNTPGTADIMGNIAYFANNDVLLRLGSADYGPDSYLSLASSPNADAEALRRRLSDTSSSPAPLLRCDLKSKRCQNFRSIQAPWRYRVYIDTTNDNVYLTEGTTHKVRAFSDTGQALGSIEQGILFPKRIRPYKDGLYLVDTNHRSLHFLNKASHFSDTKHQLKFERDTEDNRRWLLDTVYFDTQWWLILAGDGMRNTALYRANEDGKILSKIPLSPAAEPFDLLVYQGHLLVSDLRSGAVYQLNQHGELINTIHSPAIANYFAELAASRAYYQNIIHLCHLALGLLVICGIASAAIIARRHRQANPKVRYDPSALPAYLNPRQALYQPSANPESVYSLKETAMSNFLISNIEIIPGKKVTQHLGLVMGSTVRAKHAGKDFMAGLKNIFGGELGGYTELLSEARTEATERMTEQAKAIGGNAVINVRYSTSSITAGASEILAYGTAVFLEDK, encoded by the coding sequence ATGGACAAGGAAATCAAACCGGTAACGACACTGCTGATTATTCTCCTCTTCGTCGCGCCCATTGCCGTGCGCTATTGGGCTGGCGGCGAACACGCGCTTGCCAAAGTCGGTGTCTATTTTCTTCAGGAAGACGCCCGAGGCCAACTCAGCTTACAAGCAGACCGCCTCTTAGTTAGCATGGCCGATCACGGCGCTCATGAAGAGGTTTTTGACTTTACCCCATTTATGAACACGCCAGGCACTGCCGACATCATGGGGAATATCGCCTATTTCGCCAACAACGACGTACTACTCAGACTCGGTTCGGCCGACTACGGCCCAGACAGCTATTTAAGCTTGGCTAGCAGCCCAAATGCCGACGCTGAAGCCTTACGCCGCAGACTGAGCGACACCAGCAGCAGCCCTGCGCCATTACTGCGCTGCGACCTCAAATCCAAACGCTGCCAAAACTTCCGCAGCATTCAGGCGCCGTGGCGCTACCGCGTCTATATCGACACCACTAACGACAACGTGTATTTAACCGAAGGCACCACCCACAAAGTTCGCGCGTTCAGCGACACGGGCCAGGCGCTCGGCAGCATCGAACAAGGCATACTCTTCCCCAAGCGCATCCGCCCTTATAAAGACGGGCTTTACCTTGTCGACACCAATCACCGCAGCCTGCACTTTTTAAATAAAGCCAGTCACTTCAGCGACACCAAGCATCAGCTTAAATTTGAGCGCGATACCGAGGACAACCGCCGGTGGTTACTCGATACCGTTTATTTCGACACCCAGTGGTGGTTAATTTTGGCAGGCGATGGCATGCGTAACACCGCGCTCTACCGCGCCAATGAAGACGGCAAAATACTCAGTAAAATCCCGCTTAGTCCGGCAGCAGAGCCTTTCGATTTATTGGTATACCAGGGCCACCTACTGGTTAGCGACCTGCGCAGCGGCGCGGTTTACCAGCTAAACCAACACGGCGAGCTTATTAACACCATCCACTCCCCAGCCATCGCCAATTACTTCGCAGAATTAGCGGCAAGCCGTGCTTACTACCAAAATATCATTCATCTCTGCCACCTCGCCCTCGGCCTACTCGTTATATGCGGCATTGCCAGCGCAGCCATCATTGCCCGTCGCCACCGCCAAGCCAACCCCAAAGTGCGTTATGATCCCAGCGCGCTACCTGCTTATTTAAACCCGCGACAAGCGCTCTACCAACCAAGCGCTAATCCAGAATCTGTCTATTCACTCAAGGAAACCGCAATGAGTAATTTTTTAATCAGCAATATCGAAATCATTCCCGGCAAAAAAGTCACTCAGCACCTTGGTCTCGTTATGGGTAGCACGGTGAGAGCTAAACATGCGGGCAAAGACTTTATGGCCGGACTAAAAAATATTTTTGGTGGCGAGTTGGGCGGCTATACCGAGCTATTGTCTGAGGCCCGCACCGAGGCCACCGAGCGCATGACCGAACAAGCCAAGGCCATTGGCGGCAACGCGGTTATCAATGTGCGCTACTCCACCTCCTCAATTACCGCAGGCGCCTCCGAAATTTTGGCCTACGGCACTGCGGTTTTTCTTGAGGACAAATAA
- the oadA gene encoding sodium-extruding oxaloacetate decarboxylase subunit alpha — protein MSQVKPVLITDVALRDGHQSLIATRLRTEDMLPVCAELDAIGFWSLEVWGGATFDACVRFLKEDPWERLRKLREALPNTKLQMLVRGQNLLGYRHYADDVVEAFIQKSADNGMDIFRLFDAMNDVRNLETAVAAVKKSGKHAQGTICYTTSPVHTTAKFVQQARDMVNMGVDSIAIKDMAGLLTPTATSELIAALKLEVKVPLALHSHMTSGLAGLCQLKAVEAGIDIIDTAMSAFANGTSHPATETMVAALKGTPRDSGLDLPALQNIASQLWEVRKKYHQFESEFTREDVSVQINQVPGGMMSNLANQLKEQGALHRIGDVFGEIPAVRKDLGYPPLVTPTSQIVGTQAVMNILADKRYTTITNEVKRYLQGHYGAAPAPVDKNLRALAIGNEDVIDVRPADLLPPELSKLRAEVGALAKSEEDVLTFAMFPDLGRAFLTEREAGTLTPEVLEPIGSGGSRPVSDGGAPTEFVIDVHGESYQVAITGVGVKGTGKRHIYMTLDGMPEEVVFEALNEYKAEGGGGRGAASKPGHVSTNMPGNIVEVLVAVGDVVKLGQAVLVTEAMKMEAEVQAPIAGKVVDIFVKKGDRVTPGEVLIEIEAV, from the coding sequence ATGAGCCAAGTTAAACCTGTTCTAATCACCGATGTTGCCCTGCGCGATGGCCACCAGTCACTGATTGCCACGCGGCTGCGTACCGAAGACATGCTGCCGGTTTGCGCTGAGCTAGATGCGATCGGCTTTTGGTCACTGGAAGTGTGGGGCGGTGCAACCTTTGACGCCTGCGTGCGCTTCTTGAAAGAAGATCCCTGGGAGCGCTTGCGTAAGCTGCGCGAGGCGCTGCCCAATACCAAATTGCAAATGCTAGTGCGGGGTCAGAATCTGCTGGGTTACCGCCACTACGCCGACGATGTGGTTGAGGCCTTTATTCAAAAATCCGCTGACAACGGCATGGATATTTTCCGGCTGTTTGACGCCATGAACGATGTACGTAACCTTGAAACGGCGGTGGCTGCCGTTAAAAAATCGGGTAAGCACGCCCAGGGCACCATTTGCTACACCACCAGTCCCGTTCACACTACTGCCAAATTTGTGCAGCAAGCGAGAGATATGGTCAATATGGGGGTGGACTCCATTGCGATAAAAGACATGGCTGGCTTGCTTACGCCTACGGCCACATCAGAGTTGATTGCGGCGCTTAAACTCGAAGTGAAAGTACCGCTCGCCTTACACTCGCATATGACCTCGGGTTTGGCGGGCTTGTGCCAGCTCAAGGCTGTCGAAGCGGGCATCGATATTATCGACACCGCAATGTCGGCCTTTGCTAATGGCACCAGCCACCCGGCGACCGAAACCATGGTGGCGGCCCTTAAAGGCACACCGCGCGATAGCGGATTAGATTTGCCCGCCCTGCAAAATATTGCGAGCCAGCTGTGGGAGGTTCGCAAAAAATACCACCAGTTTGAAAGCGAATTCACCCGCGAAGACGTTAGCGTGCAGATCAACCAAGTGCCTGGCGGCATGATGTCGAACTTGGCGAACCAGCTAAAAGAGCAGGGCGCCTTACACCGCATTGGCGATGTGTTTGGAGAAATCCCCGCGGTGCGTAAAGACCTCGGCTACCCGCCACTGGTAACGCCAACCTCGCAAATTGTTGGCACCCAAGCGGTAATGAATATTCTTGCCGACAAACGTTATACCACCATCACCAATGAGGTTAAGCGCTATTTGCAGGGCCACTACGGCGCCGCACCAGCGCCGGTAGACAAAAATTTGCGGGCCTTGGCAATTGGCAACGAAGATGTGATTGATGTGCGTCCGGCAGATCTTTTGCCGCCAGAGCTGAGCAAGTTGCGCGCTGAAGTTGGCGCCTTAGCCAAATCTGAAGAAGACGTGCTGACCTTTGCCATGTTCCCTGATTTGGGACGCGCATTCCTCACTGAACGTGAAGCGGGCACCCTCACACCTGAGGTCTTAGAGCCGATTGGTAGCGGAGGTTCGCGTCCGGTATCTGACGGCGGCGCACCAACCGAGTTTGTGATTGATGTTCACGGTGAAAGCTATCAGGTGGCCATTACCGGTGTGGGTGTTAAAGGTACAGGTAAACGCCATATCTACATGACCTTAGATGGCATGCCCGAAGAAGTAGTGTTCGAGGCCTTGAATGAATACAAGGCTGAGGGCGGCGGTGGTCGTGGCGCGGCCAGCAAGCCTGGCCACGTGAGCACCAATATGCCAGGCAATATTGTGGAAGTACTGGTTGCGGTTGGTGACGTGGTTAAACTGGGGCAGGCGGTATTGGTTACCGAGGCCATGAAAATGGAAGCTGAGGTACAGGCCCCTATTGCCGGTAAGGTTGTTGATATCTTTGTTAAGAAGGGCGACCGCGTGACGCCGGGCGAGGTGCTTATTGAGATAGAAGCCGTTTAG
- a CDS encoding LysR family transcriptional regulator: protein MDVSYLNRLTLRQLDVFLAVCQHRSYSKAALQLALTQPAVSSQIRSLEEVVGQALFDYLGKQLFLTSAGDLMLRAARDLKQRLVHLEIELTELHGRLQGSLNVAIESSAEYLLPAYINEFCALHPDVNISLHVVNHQRLLERLDDNLDDLAIMTQVPEGRALIYTPFAEHQLVVVTHPHHPLTNNTAVSLIELLEYPALIREPGSGTRQILENFCRQHGCIIQRRRQMGSHQAIKMALASPDHFAVLPQAMVAHEIAAKQLSTIAITGFPIRRSWCTVYPKGKHLNPLTKAFHDFLHQHNI, encoded by the coding sequence ATGGACGTCAGTTATTTAAACCGCCTCACCCTGCGTCAATTAGACGTATTCTTGGCCGTATGCCAGCACCGCAGCTATTCCAAGGCCGCACTGCAACTGGCGCTGACACAACCTGCCGTCAGCTCTCAGATCCGCAGCTTAGAAGAAGTGGTCGGCCAAGCCCTGTTCGATTATTTAGGCAAGCAACTGTTTTTAACGAGTGCCGGTGATCTTATGCTCCGCGCAGCCAGAGACCTAAAACAGCGCTTGGTACACCTGGAAATAGAATTAACTGAGCTTCATGGCCGTTTACAGGGCAGCCTTAATGTCGCCATTGAATCCAGCGCCGAATATTTGTTGCCGGCATATATCAACGAATTCTGCGCACTGCACCCAGACGTTAACATCAGCCTGCACGTCGTTAATCACCAGCGCTTGCTGGAGCGCCTTGACGACAATCTCGACGACCTTGCGATAATGACCCAGGTACCCGAGGGCCGCGCCCTGATCTACACCCCATTTGCCGAACACCAACTGGTGGTTGTCACCCACCCCCATCACCCGCTCACAAACAACACGGCTGTCAGCTTAATTGAATTACTGGAATACCCAGCGCTAATTCGCGAGCCGGGCTCAGGCACTCGGCAAATTTTAGAAAACTTTTGCCGCCAACACGGCTGCATTATTCAACGTCGTCGACAGATGGGCAGTCATCAGGCCATAAAAATGGCCCTGGCCAGCCCTGACCATTTTGCTGTGCTGCCGCAAGCCATGGTTGCTCACGAGATTGCAGCAAAGCAACTAAGTACTATTGCCATTACCGGCTTCCCGATTCGACGCTCCTGGTGCACAGTTTACCCAAAGGGCAAGCACCTAAACCCACTAACCAAGGCCTTTCACGACTTTCTTCACCAACACAATATTTAA
- a CDS encoding YbjQ family protein, with amino-acid sequence MEALFQIGVFALLLGLGFIFGRRAEAKHYKSIFAREDALRGVIVSTDRFPPVEFMNHHSGLVSGNVVISVDYFKVVSAGLRGIVGGRIRSYETLLDRARREALLRMQEQAHAAGAEAIINTKIETSRISGNGNKGIASVEVLAYGTALIPQPAKTGLG; translated from the coding sequence ATGGAAGCCCTCTTTCAAATTGGTGTTTTCGCCCTTTTGCTTGGCCTTGGCTTTATCTTCGGTCGCCGCGCCGAAGCAAAACACTATAAAAGCATCTTCGCCCGAGAAGACGCCCTACGCGGCGTAATTGTATCGACAGACCGCTTCCCGCCGGTTGAGTTTATGAACCACCACTCGGGCTTAGTCAGTGGCAATGTGGTGATCTCAGTCGATTATTTCAAAGTCGTCTCCGCTGGCCTACGGGGCATTGTTGGCGGCCGTATACGCAGCTACGAGACCCTGCTCGACCGCGCCCGCCGCGAGGCTTTACTACGTATGCAGGAGCAAGCACATGCCGCTGGTGCCGAGGCCATTATCAACACAAAGATCGAAACCAGCCGCATATCCGGCAATGGCAATAAAGGCATCGCCTCGGTTGAAGTACTCGCCTATGGCACCGCATTAATCCCCCAACCCGCCAAAACGGGCTTAGGCTGA
- a CDS encoding VWA domain-containing protein: MDFSKILITSVLCWSAMSITGCGGSSSKSAQPAQPITSAAVASEKANIALYGDIAQDKTKEVGDSKPALLLDDDDVNYAGFGMAFAEPEVAEPSVARAQSDTSAIQNDVDEKVATITDALVADGASVNQLVNRSVAGMQSAVAIVVLDVQYISGGRSSADLRNLLLAELGSDAEVTALPVGSGSGREFRVSLAFWKVEQNLLTWLGVFASDFAEQVKAAYGDVNNGAAVTSVRAASTFIKNSQTFAQAEDANNAADILWVIDNSGSMSEEQENLGNGIDQFFDSLNAAALDFRLAVTTTDGSSCEELLTLPDDASANFISPTTPNGKDQWGDDSDGIARPGTSGSPTETGFYCADKVDLTGFDREAAPNIVVFVSDEPENETVFERFPSGADASYSVRDFNTYKQAFVDSGATYFSISGPSTVVRSTFSDPSPASTPNSSCSGDGGTASGGAHFSEIAAITGGSSASICAPSTAWSVMYEQIIQTATGLASSFKLDFPPQPGSIIVKVNGVAVSRDTAHINGFDVLYGSDDASIVFYGEAIPAAGDEIVITYDHL; encoded by the coding sequence ATGGATTTCTCGAAAATTTTAATTACCTCGGTGCTGTGTTGGTCAGCGATGAGCATTACCGGGTGTGGCGGTAGTAGCAGCAAGAGTGCTCAACCCGCGCAGCCGATAACGAGTGCTGCGGTGGCGAGTGAGAAGGCGAATATCGCTTTGTACGGTGATATAGCTCAGGATAAAACCAAGGAAGTCGGCGATAGCAAGCCCGCATTGCTGTTAGATGACGACGATGTGAATTATGCGGGTTTCGGGATGGCCTTTGCCGAACCAGAGGTCGCCGAGCCCTCTGTGGCGAGGGCCCAATCTGATACCTCGGCTATTCAAAATGACGTAGATGAGAAGGTCGCAACGATTACTGATGCGCTGGTAGCTGACGGCGCGAGCGTAAACCAACTGGTAAATCGAAGTGTTGCTGGGATGCAATCAGCCGTCGCGATTGTGGTATTAGACGTCCAATATATTTCAGGTGGTCGTAGTAGTGCAGATTTACGAAATTTACTGCTTGCCGAGCTAGGCTCGGACGCAGAAGTCACTGCACTTCCTGTCGGCTCCGGCAGTGGTCGAGAATTCCGTGTCTCCCTCGCATTTTGGAAAGTAGAGCAAAACTTGCTTACTTGGCTTGGGGTATTCGCTAGTGATTTTGCTGAGCAAGTAAAAGCGGCCTACGGTGATGTGAATAATGGCGCGGCGGTCACGTCGGTTCGCGCTGCAAGCACTTTTATTAAAAATAGCCAAACCTTTGCTCAAGCTGAAGACGCAAATAATGCCGCTGATATTTTATGGGTGATAGATAATTCTGGTTCTATGAGCGAGGAACAGGAAAATCTTGGCAATGGCATAGATCAGTTTTTCGATAGCCTGAATGCTGCGGCTCTTGATTTTCGTTTGGCCGTCACGACTACAGATGGCAGTAGTTGTGAGGAGTTATTGACTTTACCAGATGACGCCTCTGCTAACTTTATTTCGCCAACCACGCCAAATGGCAAAGATCAGTGGGGTGATGATTCAGATGGTATCGCTCGTCCTGGTACATCTGGTAGCCCGACTGAAACAGGTTTTTACTGTGCCGATAAAGTTGATTTGACCGGCTTTGATCGCGAGGCTGCGCCGAATATTGTGGTATTTGTCTCTGATGAGCCGGAAAATGAGACTGTTTTTGAGCGTTTTCCGTCAGGTGCCGATGCAAGTTACAGCGTGCGGGATTTCAACACCTATAAACAAGCTTTTGTTGATAGCGGCGCAACCTACTTTTCGATTAGCGGTCCCTCTACCGTAGTGCGGTCAACATTCAGCGATCCGTCGCCAGCAAGCACGCCCAATTCATCGTGTTCCGGCGATGGTGGAACTGCCAGTGGCGGTGCGCATTTTAGCGAAATTGCAGCAATTACTGGCGGTAGCTCTGCCTCAATCTGCGCGCCGTCGACCGCTTGGAGCGTGATGTACGAGCAGATTATTCAAACTGCGACTGGTTTAGCAAGTAGCTTCAAACTAGATTTTCCTCCTCAGCCAGGTTCAATTATTGTGAAGGTCAATGGCGTTGCTGTTAGCAGAGACACCGCTCATATTAACGGCTTCGACGTACTCTATGGCAGTGATGACGCATCCATTGTGTTTTATGGCGAGGCCATACCTGCTGCTGGCGATGAAATAGTGATTACTTACGACCATCTATAG
- a CDS encoding M48 family metallopeptidase, whose protein sequence is MSFAKQNPKIPEGINTSSDNPLKEFTILLGGILLVICAIAALLLIFSHQLAPHIPFRYEQALVNKFSELTSDNNSTEQTMIDAELALQELGHQLAENSALAPDIELHFHLLDEPDVPNAFATLGGHIFVTTGLLREVPSENALAMVLAHEIAHIKFRHPAQSISGGLLVQLFLSIVTGQNAVALQGTVQQAGIMTVLGFSRKMETAADRAALDTLEQHYGHLADAEVFFEKILAKHQQASWQAIFASHPDMQQRIEQIKKRTQKSKTAATKALDPRLSYENL, encoded by the coding sequence ATGTCCTTTGCCAAGCAAAATCCCAAAATTCCCGAGGGTATTAACACCTCGAGCGATAACCCCTTAAAGGAATTCACTATTCTGCTAGGCGGAATACTGCTCGTCATTTGCGCCATTGCTGCCCTGCTGCTGATATTTTCACATCAATTGGCACCACACATTCCCTTTCGCTACGAACAAGCCTTAGTCAATAAGTTTAGCGAACTCACCAGCGACAATAACAGCACTGAACAGACGATGATCGACGCCGAGCTTGCGCTCCAAGAACTCGGCCATCAGCTCGCCGAGAATTCAGCGCTAGCACCCGACATAGAACTGCATTTCCACCTACTCGATGAGCCCGATGTACCCAACGCCTTTGCCACCTTGGGCGGCCATATTTTTGTCACCACCGGTTTGCTGCGCGAAGTGCCTTCAGAAAATGCCCTGGCCATGGTGCTCGCTCATGAAATTGCCCACATCAAATTTCGCCACCCCGCCCAATCTATTAGTGGCGGCCTATTAGTGCAGTTATTCTTAAGCATCGTGACCGGCCAAAATGCCGTCGCGCTGCAAGGCACCGTGCAACAAGCGGGCATCATGACCGTGCTCGGCTTTAGCCGAAAAATGGAAACCGCCGCCGACCGCGCGGCCCTCGACACCTTAGAGCAGCACTACGGCCACTTGGCTGACGCCGAAGTCTTCTTTGAAAAGATTTTAGCCAAGCACCAACAAGCCAGTTGGCAGGCAATATTCGCCAGCCACCCCGATATGCAGCAACGTATTGAACAGATTAAAAAGCGGACTCAAAAGTCTAAAACAGCAGCCACTAAGGCACTAGACCCAAGGCTCAGCTACGAAAATTTATAA